One genomic region from Solirubrobacterales bacterium encodes:
- a CDS encoding nitrite/sulfite reductase, whose protein sequence is MEPTAVEQASAPETAAERVYEEHDLKVSHKDQAGKGRIGSLENPEVYENVPGHVIPVIEREFDDFDTEAGRFMRDELPEDKFIGFRLKQGVYGQRQPDVQMIRVKLPLGGINPEQMEAFASAIEKYAPLRKGHITTRENIQIHHIPLPDAAKFIREISDAGLSSREGCGNTIRNVTGDPWAGITEGELFDITPYAMAYVRYFVRHPVTQLMPRKVKTAFTATDEDVAITGIHDIGFIPRLRDGVRGVEIRVGGGTSIMPRIAPTLYEFVELENGDYLKVAEACWRIFDRQEWLRENRARARIKVLIDKIGIDAFREMVEEELQGDWVEERDFDVERLKLIDDEEAKAPPPPGTYGSPNGDRSEFDRFFEANVKRQRQKGFSSVEVKVTRGDLTPEQLRGLAAITREFSGGYARTTVQQNLVLRWVRDESVYDVWEQLGELGLDGSGPREITDVVSCPGTDSCKLGITSSMGLNQAVQERLETMQITDPLTKRIHIKMSGCPNGCAQHHIANIGFTGASLKIGERQIPAYIAHLAGNYEGGEVVYGHRLKARLPAKRVPDAVERWVRFYESERRDGEEFNDLVERIGTDPFEAQVKDLAMPVEFGLETLDQFIDWSRSDPYKVERGEGECAV, encoded by the coding sequence ATGGAGCCCACAGCCGTGGAACAGGCGTCGGCGCCCGAAACCGCAGCCGAGCGCGTTTACGAAGAGCACGACCTGAAGGTCAGCCACAAGGACCAGGCCGGCAAGGGCCGCATCGGGTCGCTCGAGAACCCGGAGGTGTACGAGAACGTCCCCGGCCACGTGATCCCGGTCATCGAGCGGGAGTTCGACGACTTCGACACCGAGGCCGGACGGTTCATGCGCGACGAGCTGCCGGAGGACAAGTTCATCGGCTTTCGCCTCAAGCAGGGCGTCTACGGCCAGCGCCAACCCGACGTGCAGATGATCCGCGTCAAGCTGCCGCTGGGCGGCATCAACCCGGAGCAGATGGAGGCCTTCGCGAGCGCGATCGAGAAGTACGCACCGCTGCGAAAGGGCCACATCACGACGCGCGAGAACATTCAGATCCACCACATACCGCTTCCCGACGCGGCGAAGTTCATCCGCGAGATCTCCGACGCCGGGCTCTCCTCGCGCGAGGGCTGCGGCAACACGATCCGCAACGTCACCGGCGACCCCTGGGCCGGGATCACCGAGGGAGAGCTGTTCGACATCACCCCGTACGCGATGGCCTACGTCCGCTACTTCGTCCGCCACCCCGTCACCCAGTTGATGCCCCGCAAGGTGAAGACGGCTTTCACGGCGACGGACGAGGACGTCGCGATCACCGGGATCCACGACATCGGCTTCATCCCCCGCCTCCGTGACGGCGTCCGCGGGGTGGAGATCCGGGTCGGCGGTGGCACCTCGATCATGCCCCGGATCGCCCCCACCCTGTACGAGTTCGTCGAGCTCGAGAACGGCGACTACCTGAAGGTCGCCGAGGCCTGCTGGCGCATCTTCGACCGGCAGGAGTGGCTGCGGGAGAACCGTGCCCGCGCCCGGATCAAGGTGCTGATCGACAAGATCGGCATCGACGCCTTCCGCGAGATGGTCGAGGAGGAGCTCCAGGGTGACTGGGTGGAAGAGCGCGACTTCGACGTCGAGCGCCTCAAGCTCATCGACGACGAGGAGGCGAAGGCGCCGCCGCCGCCCGGCACCTACGGCAGCCCCAACGGCGATCGCTCTGAGTTCGACCGCTTCTTCGAGGCGAACGTCAAGCGGCAGCGCCAGAAGGGATTCAGCTCAGTCGAGGTGAAGGTGACTCGTGGCGATCTCACCCCCGAGCAGCTTCGTGGCCTGGCCGCGATCACGCGCGAGTTCAGCGGCGGCTACGCCCGTACCACTGTGCAGCAGAACCTGGTTCTGCGCTGGGTGCGCGACGAGTCGGTCTACGACGTCTGGGAGCAACTCGGCGAACTGGGCCTCGACGGGAGCGGCCCCCGCGAGATCACCGACGTGGTGAGCTGCCCCGGCACCGACAGCTGCAAGCTCGGGATCACCAGCTCGATGGGCCTCAACCAGGCGGTCCAGGAGCGGCTCGAGACGATGCAGATCACCGACCCGCTGACCAAGCGCATCCACATCAAGATGTCCGGCTGCCCGAACGGCTGCGCCCAGCACCACATCGCCAACATCGGCTTCACCGGCGCCTCGCTGAAGATCGGAGAGCGCCAGATCCCCGCCTACATCGCCCACCTCGCGGGCAACTACGAGGGCGGCGAGGTCGTGTACGGCCACCGGCTCAAGGCGCGGCTGCCTGCCAAGCGCGTCCCCGACGCGGTGGAGCGCTGGGTGCGCTTCTACGAGTCCGAGCGCCGTGACGGCGAGGAGTTCAACGACCTCGTCGAGAGGATCGGGACCGACCCGTTCGAGGCGCAGGTCAAGGACCTGGCGATGCCGGTGGAGTTCGGGCTCGAGACGCTCGACCAGTTCATCGACTGGAGCCGCTCGGACCCCTACAAGGTCGAGCGCGGCGAGGGAGAGTGCGCAGTCTGA
- a CDS encoding dodecin family protein has protein sequence MAVVKIIELVGSSKTSSDDAAMQALKQAQTSLRNIRAVDIVSTGIRGENLDEYRAHVRVAFLVEGTDVS, from the coding sequence GTGGCCGTAGTCAAGATCATCGAGTTGGTGGGTAGCTCGAAGACGTCCAGCGACGATGCGGCGATGCAAGCGCTGAAGCAGGCCCAGACATCGCTGCGGAACATCCGCGCGGTCGACATCGTCAGCACCGGCATCCGGGGCGAGAACCTCGACGAGTACCGCGCCCACGTCCGGGTCGCGTTCCTGGTCGAGGGAACCGACGTCAGTTAG
- a CDS encoding sulfite exporter TauE/SafE family protein, giving the protein MDPVIVVFGFGVGLLIGMTGMGGGSLMTPLLILVFGVQPVTAVGTDIFYGAITKTAGGWRHLKHKTVHRGLAFWLAVGSVPSALAGVWLIEVLQNAYGEDEVNHLVLGMLGAALMVVGIATLVRGTLLRDVIPERSALHLYRRHIIAAIVTGATTGFVIGLTSAGSGTVIAIVLIALYRLTPQRVVGTDVFHAAILLWAAGIAHWIGGNVDLGLAGTILLGSIPGVLLGAHFAVRVPQGFLRGALGTVMIAAAITLIAKEQPPLAVLIPSLVVATAAIGGLFAMQIGIHRRAQSRRHIPATSSGPTPAEASASPTVPPG; this is encoded by the coding sequence ATGGATCCAGTCATCGTCGTATTCGGCTTCGGGGTGGGCCTGCTCATCGGGATGACCGGGATGGGCGGCGGCTCACTGATGACGCCACTCCTGATCCTGGTGTTCGGCGTGCAGCCCGTGACCGCAGTCGGCACGGACATCTTCTACGGCGCGATCACCAAGACGGCCGGCGGCTGGCGCCATCTCAAGCACAAGACCGTTCACCGCGGGCTCGCGTTCTGGCTCGCGGTCGGCAGCGTCCCCTCGGCGCTCGCGGGCGTGTGGCTGATCGAGGTGCTCCAGAACGCATACGGCGAGGATGAGGTCAACCACCTGGTGCTGGGGATGCTGGGGGCGGCGCTCATGGTGGTGGGGATCGCGACCCTGGTTCGGGGAACGCTGCTGCGGGACGTGATTCCAGAGCGTTCGGCGCTGCACCTGTACCGCCGCCACATCATCGCGGCGATCGTCACGGGTGCGACCACAGGGTTCGTCATCGGCCTCACCTCAGCCGGCAGCGGCACGGTGATCGCGATCGTCTTGATCGCGCTGTACCGGCTGACGCCACAGCGAGTCGTCGGCACGGACGTGTTCCACGCCGCGATCCTGCTCTGGGCAGCCGGCATAGCTCACTGGATCGGCGGCAACGTCGACCTCGGGCTCGCGGGAACCATTTTGCTCGGCTCCATCCCCGGTGTGCTCCTCGGCGCCCACTTCGCGGTGAGGGTGCCACAGGGGTTCCTCCGGGGCGCCCTGGGCACGGTGATGATCGCCGCGGCGATCACGCTGATCGCCAAGGAGCAGCCGCCGCTTGCCGTCCTCATCCCGTCGCTCGTGGTGGCCACCGCGGCGATTGGCGGCCTGTTCGCGATGCAGATCGGAATCCACCGCAGGGCCCAGAGCCGAAGACATATACCGGCGACATCCTCGGGACCCACCCCGGCGGAAGCCTCGGCTTCGCCTACGGTTCCGCCGGGCTAG
- a CDS encoding PHP domain-containing protein, whose product MLDLQAHSTVSDGQLEPSAVAAAAAAAGVTVMSLTDHDAVAGVPEAIAVAEQEGIECVPAVEMSCVHAYSDDLHMLGYWVDTDAIAPACERAQRERADRAREIIERLNGLGLEVSFEAALAEAGAADSIGRPHIARAAGAGPDLGPFFEEYLVPGAKAFVARRWPTAEEAIELIHKAGGVAVVAHPYWDVSEPSQVSDLVVSLKRDVGLEGIETFYPPHTKEQTAHCLELCHELDLVPTASSDFHGPTHKTFARFGAYDTYGLGEPRVPERP is encoded by the coding sequence ATGCTTGACCTTCAGGCGCACTCGACCGTATCGGACGGGCAGCTGGAGCCGTCGGCAGTGGCCGCTGCCGCTGCCGCTGCAGGCGTCACCGTGATGTCGCTGACGGACCATGACGCGGTGGCGGGCGTTCCGGAGGCGATCGCGGTGGCGGAGCAAGAGGGAATCGAATGCGTCCCCGCCGTCGAGATGTCCTGCGTGCACGCCTACTCCGACGATCTGCACATGCTGGGCTATTGGGTGGACACCGACGCGATCGCTCCGGCCTGCGAACGCGCCCAGAGGGAACGCGCGGACCGGGCGCGCGAGATCATCGAGCGACTGAATGGCCTGGGGCTCGAGGTCAGCTTCGAGGCCGCACTCGCCGAGGCGGGAGCCGCAGACTCGATCGGGCGTCCCCACATCGCCCGCGCCGCCGGCGCGGGTCCGGATCTCGGCCCCTTCTTCGAGGAGTATCTGGTGCCGGGCGCGAAGGCGTTCGTGGCGCGACGTTGGCCGACCGCCGAGGAGGCGATCGAGCTGATCCACAAGGCCGGAGGCGTCGCCGTGGTCGCTCATCCCTACTGGGATGTATCGGAGCCCAGCCAGGTCAGTGACCTGGTGGTGAGCCTGAAGCGCGACGTGGGCCTGGAAGGGATCGAGACCTTCTATCCACCCCACACGAAGGAGCAGACGGCACATTGCCTCGAGCTCTGCCACGAGCTCGACCTGGTTCCGACCGCCTCCTCGGACTTCCACGGCCCCACGCACAAGACCTTCGCACGCTTCGGCGCCTACGACACCTACGGGCTCGGCGAGCCGAGGGTGCCGGAGCGCCCCTAA
- a CDS encoding acyl-CoA dehydrogenase family protein: protein MDFEVTPRVEELRDRVRVFMDEHVYPVELEVMRALDAEVASGTPYPEILVEIRAAARREGLWNLFMPDERYGAGLTNWEYGILCEQMGRSPAAAPMAFNCSAPDTGNMEILAEHGTEQQRQEWLAPLLDGEIRSCFSMTEPEVSGSDPTTLRTRAELDGDEWVIDGHKWFTSGAVGAAVAIVMCVTDPDAHPYARASMILVPTDNPGFDLVRPVSVMGHSGGPGHCEIRYDACRVPASNLLGERGAGFVIAQDRLGPGRIHHCMRAIGTAERAIELMCRRANERETFGGKLAEKQFVQDFVARSRMEVDQARLLTLSAAWQMDTQGKRAARQAISMIKVVAANVVMDVLDRAIQVHGALGMSDDTPLAWMWRFSRMLRVADGPDEVHKMVIARRELHRWAKEAEAATDDGATRPEAAPKETAKA, encoded by the coding sequence ATGGACTTCGAAGTCACGCCCCGGGTCGAGGAGCTTCGCGACCGGGTGCGCGTGTTCATGGACGAGCACGTCTATCCGGTCGAGCTCGAGGTGATGCGGGCGCTCGACGCGGAGGTCGCCTCGGGCACGCCCTACCCGGAGATCCTGGTCGAGATCCGCGCGGCGGCGCGCCGAGAGGGGCTCTGGAACCTGTTCATGCCGGACGAGCGCTACGGCGCCGGGCTCACCAACTGGGAGTACGGGATCCTCTGCGAGCAGATGGGGCGCAGTCCCGCTGCGGCCCCGATGGCCTTCAACTGCTCGGCGCCCGACACCGGCAACATGGAGATCCTCGCCGAGCACGGCACGGAGCAGCAGCGACAGGAATGGCTGGCGCCGCTGCTGGACGGCGAGATCCGCAGCTGCTTCTCCATGACCGAGCCCGAGGTCTCAGGCTCCGATCCCACCACGCTGAGGACCCGCGCCGAGCTCGACGGCGACGAGTGGGTGATCGACGGCCACAAGTGGTTCACCTCGGGAGCGGTGGGCGCCGCGGTGGCAATCGTCATGTGCGTCACCGATCCCGACGCGCATCCCTACGCCCGGGCGAGCATGATCCTCGTCCCCACCGACAACCCAGGCTTCGACCTGGTCCGGCCGGTCTCTGTGATGGGCCATTCGGGCGGACCAGGCCACTGCGAGATCCGCTATGACGCGTGCCGCGTGCCGGCCTCGAACCTGCTCGGCGAGCGGGGCGCCGGCTTTGTGATCGCCCAGGATCGGCTGGGCCCCGGCCGCATCCACCACTGCATGCGCGCGATCGGGACCGCGGAGCGTGCGATCGAGCTGATGTGCCGCCGCGCCAACGAGCGCGAGACGTTCGGCGGCAAGCTCGCGGAGAAGCAGTTCGTTCAGGACTTCGTGGCCCGGTCTCGCATGGAGGTGGACCAGGCGCGCCTCTTGACCCTGAGCGCCGCCTGGCAGATGGACACCCAGGGCAAGCGGGCGGCCCGGCAGGCGATCTCGATGATCAAGGTCGTGGCCGCAAACGTGGTCATGGACGTGCTCGACCGCGCGATCCAGGTGCACGGCGCGCTCGGCATGTCCGACGACACCCCCCTGGCCTGGATGTGGCGCTTCAGCCGCATGCTGCGGGTTGCCGATGGCCCCGACGAGGTCCACAAGATGGTCATCGCCCGCCGCGAGCTGCACCGGTGGGCCAAGGAAGCGGAGGCCGCCACCGATGACGGCGCCACCCGCCCGGAGGCCGCGCCGAAGGAGACGGCCAAGGCCTAG
- the sat gene encoding sulfate adenylyltransferase: MGNAETGLALRLSPRQASDFELLANGGFAPLRGFMGSEDWGSVCEQMRLASGELWSIPITLATDLEASVGDSIELSAPNGKALGRLTVEEVFDREVDKEAELVYLTTDDEHPGVAAIRREGSRCLAGPIEADALPDHEEAFNRRYLTPAESKQAFADRGWRRIVAFQTRNPIHRAHEYLTKAALEVSDGLFLHPLIGETKPGDIPADVRMRCYEVLMERYYHPERVILGVNPAKMHYAGPREAVLHAIIRRNYGCTHFIVGRDHAGVGDYYGTYDAQRIFDDIDIGELGIQPLFFEHTFWCHQCEGMASDKTCPHPQESHLFLSGTKVREMLARGETPPHEFTREEVAEILIDAYTTGAASDGG; encoded by the coding sequence ATGGGTAACGCGGAGACCGGCCTGGCGCTGCGGCTGAGCCCCCGCCAGGCCTCTGACTTCGAGTTGCTCGCAAACGGGGGCTTCGCGCCGCTTCGCGGGTTCATGGGCTCCGAGGATTGGGGTTCCGTGTGCGAGCAGATGCGCCTCGCAAGTGGTGAGCTCTGGTCGATCCCGATCACGCTGGCCACCGACCTCGAGGCATCGGTCGGCGACTCGATCGAGCTCAGCGCTCCGAACGGCAAGGCGCTCGGACGCCTGACGGTCGAAGAGGTCTTCGACCGCGAAGTGGACAAGGAGGCGGAGCTCGTCTACCTGACCACCGACGACGAGCATCCGGGGGTGGCCGCCATTCGCCGGGAGGGCTCTCGCTGCCTGGCGGGCCCGATCGAGGCAGACGCGCTGCCCGACCACGAGGAGGCCTTCAACCGCCGCTACCTGACCCCCGCGGAGTCCAAGCAGGCGTTCGCCGACCGGGGATGGAGGCGCATCGTCGCCTTCCAGACCCGCAACCCGATCCACCGCGCCCATGAGTACCTGACCAAGGCCGCGCTGGAGGTCTCCGACGGGCTGTTCCTGCATCCGTTGATCGGCGAGACGAAGCCAGGCGACATCCCGGCGGACGTGCGAATGCGCTGCTATGAGGTGCTGATGGAGCGCTACTACCACCCGGAGCGGGTGATTCTCGGCGTCAACCCCGCGAAGATGCACTACGCGGGCCCCCGTGAGGCCGTGCTGCACGCGATCATCCGCCGCAACTACGGCTGCACCCACTTCATCGTCGGTCGCGACCACGCGGGAGTGGGCGACTACTACGGCACGTACGACGCGCAGCGGATCTTCGACGACATCGACATCGGGGAGCTCGGGATCCAGCCGCTCTTCTTCGAGCACACGTTCTGGTGCCACCAGTGCGAGGGGATGGCCTCCGACAAGACCTGCCCCCACCCGCAGGAATCGCACCTGTTCCTGTCCGGTACAAAGGTGAGAGAGATGCTCGCTCGCGGCGAGACCCCACCGCACGAGTTCACCCGCGAGGAGGTGGCCGAGATCCTGATCGACGCTTACACAACGGGAGCAGCCTCAGATGGCGGGTGA
- a CDS encoding HAD family phosphatase, translating to MGANPMRAERHHTGLLVDFGGVLTTSVWNSFADFCREKGLPEDSMRRLFREDPAALADLRELETGRMEEPEFERRFAERLGLGDAADLIDSMFRGMKPCEPMVAAVGAARAGGVRTGLVSNSWSTSHYDRALLAELFDAVVISAEVGLHKPQPEIYRLASKRLAVEPERCVFVDDLRENCSGAEAVGMTAILHREVADTVARMEELLGFTAPAEH from the coding sequence ATGGGCGCCAATCCTATGCGGGCGGAGCGGCATCACACTGGCCTGCTGGTGGACTTCGGCGGCGTTCTCACCACCTCGGTGTGGAACAGCTTCGCGGACTTCTGCCGGGAAAAGGGCCTCCCGGAGGACTCGATGCGGCGGCTGTTCCGCGAAGACCCCGCCGCCCTGGCCGATCTGAGGGAGCTGGAGACCGGGCGGATGGAGGAGCCGGAGTTCGAGCGGCGCTTTGCGGAACGTCTCGGCCTGGGGGATGCCGCGGACCTGATCGACAGCATGTTCCGCGGCATGAAGCCTTGCGAGCCGATGGTCGCCGCGGTGGGCGCGGCGCGGGCCGGCGGCGTCCGGACGGGGCTGGTGTCGAACTCCTGGAGCACCTCGCATTACGACCGTGCCCTGCTGGCGGAGCTGTTCGACGCGGTGGTGATCTCGGCGGAGGTGGGACTGCACAAGCCCCAGCCCGAGATCTACCGGCTGGCGTCGAAGCGCCTCGCCGTCGAGCCTGAGCGATGCGTGTTCGTCGACGACCTGCGGGAGAACTGCTCCGGGGCCGAAGCCGTCGGCATGACCGCGATCCTCCACCGCGAGGTGGCCGACACCGTCGCACGGATGGAGGAGCTCCTGGGCTTCACGGCCCCCGCCGAGCACTAA
- a CDS encoding Rrf2 family transcriptional regulator: protein MRISAKADYALRAALELAAAPDEEPVKGEKLSEAQDIPLQFMEHILLELKHARLVRARRGARGGYWLARKPETITLADVIRAVEGPLANIQDSAPEATNYPGAAEHLRDVWVAVRANLRAVLETVTLADLITGELPEPVAKLIADPDAWQVR from the coding sequence GTGAGGATCTCCGCAAAAGCCGACTACGCGCTGCGCGCTGCGCTCGAGCTGGCGGCCGCGCCCGATGAGGAACCGGTCAAGGGCGAGAAGCTTTCCGAAGCCCAGGACATCCCGCTCCAGTTCATGGAGCACATCCTGCTGGAGCTGAAGCACGCGCGCCTGGTGCGCGCCCGGCGAGGCGCTCGGGGAGGCTACTGGCTCGCCCGCAAGCCGGAGACCATCACCCTCGCCGACGTGATCCGGGCTGTGGAAGGCCCGCTCGCCAACATTCAGGACTCGGCCCCGGAAGCCACCAACTACCCGGGCGCGGCCGAGCACCTGCGCGATGTCTGGGTCGCCGTCCGGGCCAACCTGCGCGCTGTGTTGGAGACCGTCACGCTCGCCGATCTGATCACGGGGGAGCTGCCCGAGCCGGTCGCCAAGCTGATCGCCGACCCGGACGCCTGGCAGGTTCGGTAG
- a CDS encoding phosphoadenylyl-sulfate reductase: MAAPRQLELVEARPRPLHEDFDASSGNGANGHGRAERLPTINGTLVDPARLAAELEEMSARESVAWAIETFGPKLGFAVSFQKTSSVIIDLAHGIDPHARFLYLDTELLFDETYATRDALAARYGIEFERFVQANPPGLRERWEANLWRDSDECCASRKVETMHRALEGLDCWVSGVRRVDSETRAGAVRFGWDERFDRWKLNPVVDWTDQEVWAYIKENQVPYNPLHDEGYPSIGCMPCTSVPDESGDPRSGRWAGTARSECGLNG, from the coding sequence ATGGCCGCCCCCAGACAGCTCGAGCTGGTCGAGGCGCGGCCCCGGCCGCTGCACGAGGACTTCGACGCCTCCTCGGGCAACGGCGCGAACGGACACGGCCGAGCCGAGCGACTCCCGACCATCAACGGGACGCTCGTAGACCCCGCGCGCCTCGCGGCCGAGCTCGAGGAGATGAGCGCCAGGGAGTCGGTTGCCTGGGCCATCGAGACCTTTGGTCCGAAGCTCGGCTTCGCGGTCTCGTTCCAGAAGACGAGCTCCGTGATCATCGACCTCGCCCACGGGATCGATCCGCACGCTCGCTTCCTCTACCTGGACACCGAGCTGCTCTTCGACGAGACGTATGCCACCCGCGACGCGCTTGCGGCGCGCTACGGGATCGAGTTCGAGCGGTTCGTTCAGGCCAACCCGCCCGGGCTTCGCGAGCGGTGGGAGGCTAACCTGTGGCGCGATTCCGACGAGTGCTGCGCGTCCCGGAAGGTCGAGACGATGCACCGGGCTCTCGAAGGGCTCGACTGCTGGGTCTCGGGGGTTCGCAGAGTGGACTCGGAGACCCGTGCCGGGGCGGTCCGCTTCGGTTGGGATGAGCGGTTCGACCGCTGGAAGCTGAACCCCGTGGTGGACTGGACCGATCAAGAGGTCTGGGCCTACATCAAGGAAAACCAAGTGCCCTACAACCCGCTACACGACGAGGGGTATCCCTCCATCGGCTGCATGCCGTGCACGTCGGTGCCGGACGAAAGCGGCGATCCACGCTCGGGCCGCTGGGCCGGCACAGCTCGCTCGGAGTGCGGTCTGAATGGGTAA
- a CDS encoding phosphotransferase family protein, translated as MADEAIDQPNLEAWFEAHVPTATPPLAFERISGGHSNLTYSVADAADGRWALRRPPLGRRLASAHDMAREHRIISALQQTEVPVPPIVGLCEDETVNGAPFYVMDFVEGPILRSRTEAERSFDEAQRGPIGERVVDTLVSIHSIDPDRVGLGELGKKQDYVARQLHRWQGQWEKSKTRELELIDDVHRRLSERIPEQGPATIVHGDYRLDNMILTDSGEVAAVVDWELCTLGDPLADVGMLIVYWSEEGDELMPLLEAPTTAAGFPAREQVCERYAERSGRDLSEIDFYVALGWWKLGIILEGVYSRYAAGQYGKPEEGIEGMERFAAIVENLAQAADEAERRLG; from the coding sequence ATGGCGGACGAGGCTATCGACCAGCCGAATCTCGAAGCCTGGTTCGAGGCGCATGTCCCCACGGCCACTCCGCCGCTGGCCTTCGAGCGCATCTCCGGCGGCCACTCGAACCTCACGTACTCGGTCGCCGACGCCGCTGACGGGCGCTGGGCGCTGCGGCGCCCGCCGCTGGGCAGACGCCTCGCCTCCGCTCACGACATGGCCCGCGAGCACAGGATCATCTCCGCTCTCCAGCAGACGGAGGTGCCGGTGCCGCCGATCGTCGGCCTCTGCGAGGACGAAACCGTGAACGGCGCGCCGTTCTACGTCATGGACTTCGTCGAGGGCCCGATCCTGCGCTCTCGCACCGAAGCCGAGCGCAGCTTCGACGAGGCCCAGCGAGGCCCGATCGGGGAGCGAGTCGTGGACACCCTGGTCTCGATTCACTCGATTGACCCCGACCGGGTCGGGCTTGGGGAGCTGGGTAAGAAGCAGGACTACGTCGCCCGCCAGCTTCATCGCTGGCAGGGGCAGTGGGAGAAGTCGAAGACGCGGGAGCTCGAGCTGATCGACGACGTCCACAGGCGCCTCTCCGAGCGCATTCCCGAACAGGGACCGGCGACCATCGTGCACGGCGACTACAGGCTCGACAACATGATCCTGACGGACTCCGGCGAGGTGGCGGCCGTGGTCGACTGGGAGCTCTGCACGCTCGGCGACCCGCTCGCGGACGTCGGCATGCTGATCGTCTATTGGTCTGAGGAGGGCGACGAGCTGATGCCGCTGCTCGAGGCCCCGACCACCGCCGCCGGCTTCCCCGCACGCGAGCAGGTCTGCGAGCGTTACGCCGAGCGCTCCGGGCGCGACCTCTCGGAGATCGACTTCTACGTCGCGCTCGGCTGGTGGAAGCTGGGGATCATCCTCGAGGGGGTCTACTCGCGCTACGCGGCCGGCCAGTACGGCAAGCCCGAGGAGGGAATCGAGGGCATGGAGCGCTTCGCCGCCATCGTCGAGAACCTCGCACAGGCGGCCGACGAGGCGGAGCGCCGCCTCGGCTAG
- the cysC gene encoding adenylyl-sulfate kinase: protein MAGEQGFCLWFTGLSGSGKTTITNVLVKELRRRDSKLEVLDGDIVRQNLSKGLGFSKEDRDTNIRRVAFVASLLARNGVPVITAAISPYREIRDEARAKMDGYFIEAYVKASVEECERRDVKGLYAKARAGEIKEFTGVSDPYEAPENPELVIDTESQTPEESARQILDYLEERELIPRGT from the coding sequence ATGGCGGGTGAGCAGGGATTCTGCCTCTGGTTCACCGGCCTCTCCGGGTCCGGGAAGACCACCATCACGAACGTTTTGGTCAAGGAGCTTCGCCGGCGCGACTCGAAGCTCGAGGTCCTGGACGGTGACATCGTGCGCCAAAACCTCTCCAAGGGGCTCGGGTTCTCGAAGGAGGACCGCGACACCAACATCCGCCGAGTCGCCTTCGTCGCCTCGCTTCTGGCGCGCAACGGCGTGCCCGTGATCACGGCGGCGATCTCGCCCTACCGCGAGATTCGCGACGAGGCGCGCGCGAAGATGGACGGCTACTTCATCGAGGCGTACGTCAAGGCGTCAGTGGAGGAATGCGAGAGGCGCGACGTCAAGGGGCTCTACGCAAAGGCCCGCGCCGGCGAGATCAAGGAGTTCACCGGGGTCTCCGATCCCTACGAGGCGCCCGAGAACCCGGAGCTGGTGATCGACACCGAGAGCCAGACGCCCGAGGAATCCGCCCGGCAGATCCTCGACTACCTCGAGGAGCGGGAGCTCATCCCTCGCGGCACGTAG